A window from Drosophila nasuta strain 15112-1781.00 chromosome 3, ASM2355853v1, whole genome shotgun sequence encodes these proteins:
- the LOC132791088 gene encoding stromelysin-3 isoform X1, producing MSNTCQSYASVFIVMGTLLSILMAAQSVPVSTTTQAEIYLSQFGYLPASARNPANSGLQDKHTWVSAIQEFQNFAGLNITGELDEETMKLMSLPRCGVRDRVGTGDSRSKRYALQGSRWRVKSLTYRISKYPKRLKRNDVDAEIARAFAVWSEDTDLTFTRKTSGPVHIEIKFVESEHGDGDAFDGQGGTLAHAFFPVFGGDAHFDDAELWTIGSPRGTNLFQVAAHEFGHSLGLSHSDQSSALMAPFYRGFEPVFKLDEDDKAAIQSLYGRKTNQYTPTNTYPAPSTQRPSFTPPKVPLDDSICKDSKIDTLFNSAHGDTYAFKGDKYYKLTTDAVEEGYPQLISKGWPGLPGNIDAAFTYKNGKTYFFKGTQYWRYQGSQMDGDYPKEISEGFTGIPDHLDAAMVWGGNGKIYFFKGSKFWRFDPAKRPPVKASYPKPISNWEGVPNNLDAALRYTNGYTYFFKGDKYYRFHDARFAVDTATPAFPRPTAHWWFGCKNTPSSTGNIVEDEQVESEQHSQLHTDTDGNGDLDLDAAVGDHQTNDEPAEPEVAERTGSGAMSISQLTSNSAASVLISTFLLCCISKFIIS from the exons ATCTACTTGTCGCAGTTCGGCTATTTGCCCGCCTCGGCACGTAATCCGGCCAACAGTGGACTCCAGGACAAGCACACCTGGGTCAGTGCCATACAAGAGTTCCAGAACTTTGCCGGCCTCAATATCACCGGCGAACTGGATGAGGAGACTATGAAATTGATGTCGCTGCCACGTTGTGGTGTGAGAGATCGTGTCGGCACCGGCGACAGTCGCTCCAAGCGTTATGCCCTCCAGGGCAGTCGCTGGCGTGTCAAGAGTCTCACCTATCGCATCTCCAAGTATCCCAAGCGTTTGAAGCGCAACGATGTCGATGCAGAGATTGCGCGCGCCTTTGCCGTATGGAGCGAGGATACGGATCTAACTTTCACCAGGAAGACATCGGGACCAGTGCATATTGAAATCAA ATTCGTGGAGAGCGAGCACGGTGATGGCGATGCCTTCGATGGTCAAGGCGGCACTTTGGCTCACGCCTTCTTCCCCGTCTTTGGCGGCGATGCGCATTTCGATGATGCCGAGCTCTGGACCATTGGCTCACCACGCGGCACCAATCTCTTCCAGGTGGCTGCCCATGAATTCGGTCACTCGCTTGGTTTGTCGCACTCCGATCAGAGCTCCGCTTTGATGGCGCCCTTCTATCGCGGCTTTGAGCCCGTCTTCAAGTTGGACGAGGATGACAAGGCGGCCATCCAATCGCTATATGGACGCAAGACCAACCAGTACACACCCACCAACACCTATCCGGCACCAAGCACACAGCGTCCCTCGTTCACGCCACCCAAGGTGCCACTGGACGATTCCATCTGCAAAGACTCCAAGATCGACACGTTGTTCAACTCGGCGCACGGTGATACCTATGCCTTCAAGGGTGACAAATACTACAAGCTGACCACGGATGCTGTTGAGGAGGGTTATCCACAGCTCATCTCGAAGGGCTGGCCAGGATTGCCGGGCAACATTGATGCCGCCTTCACGTACAAGAATGGCAAGACGTACTTCTTCAAGGGCACACAGTACTGGCGTTACCAGGGCAGCCAAATGGATGGTGATTACCCCAAGGAGATCAGCGAAGGTTTCACAGGCATTCCCGATCATCTGGACGCAGCGATGGTGTGGGGCGGCAATGGCAAGATCTACTTCTTCAAGGGCAGCAAATTCTGGCGCTTCGATCCCGCCAAGCGGCCGCCAGTGAAGGCCAGCTATCCCAAGCCCATCTCGAACTGGGAGGGTGTGCCAAACAATTTGGATGCAGCACTGCGTTACACCAACGGTTACACATACTTCTTCAAGGGCGATAAATACTATCGCTTCCACGATGCACGATTTGCG GTGGATACGGCCACACCGGCATTCCCAAGACCAACGGCACATTGGTGGTTCGGCTGCAAGAATACGCCATCGTCTACAGGTAATATTGTCGAAGACGAGCAGGTCGAATCGGAGCAGCATTCGCAGCTTCATACCGATACGGATGGTAATGGTGATCTTGACCTGGACGCAG ctgTCGGCGATCACCAAACTAATGATGAACCCGCTGAGCCCGAGGTTGCGGAACGTACTGGATCTGGTGCGATGTCTATATCCCAGCTGACCAGCAACTCAGCAGCCAGCGTACTGATCAGCACATTCCTGCTGTGTTGCATTTCCAAATTCATAATTagctaa
- the LOC132791090 gene encoding protein painting of fourth isoform X2 → MNMDIKRASHKTGLGDGPEAKRAMEEQQQQEDQEQDKETNYMQLHADCDSLHADRGSVTLSPSNHVAPFTGNGCEPSLESFMFHQTPAGSQLCSWMSNADSRTLGNDSVPPSEVDKDSKTVEKSAKLNRKEQSEMRRQNALRALALERELSTKVPQTPTLIIRFPDPKINVAIVSEFSQSIRDVVFPTNVAERYCLVHLKPGANIEQAIKEINRIRFGNGHLHAEVKTFTDAEQADCIDPCSLYVSNIPFNMNAADIKAFVNSTRVDIGVMKRQKRARFAFVRYSSAETAMEAFKDLVRRTVNNRVLTVRYRRQRKRLPQVAPSSLCGASNLTINTIPSDDETAECRVISPPPVESITIIDSDDNGSDSSQSRSPQAKKKRETKLSASDKEIEKLKMKMAQHEAIIKSLQMRQNSVVNTAIKVEPQSERTTDLSSLMQHSLSPCSSYDIKMENEYLGIAQSTPDPEHESMPEADNQLSPPYRPTTCAIDGSEDPIKCLGRRKSTKSVTHSININSGNQGPKDANLEGLYAQLEKDLDT, encoded by the exons ATGAATATGGATATTAAACGCGCATCACATAAAACGGGCTTGGGAGATGGTCCGGAAGCAAAGCGCGCCATggaagagcaacaacaacaagaagatcAGGAGCAGGATAAGGAAACAAATTATATGCAGCTACACGCAGACTGTGATAGCCTCCACGCTGATCGGGGCAGCGTCACCCTGTCGCCCAGCAACCATGTAGCGCCTTTCACCGGCAATGGCTGTGAGCCTTCACTGGAATCTTTTATGTTTCACCAGACGCCTGCAGGCAGTCAGCTGTGCTCATGGATGTCGAACGCCGACTCAAGAACTTTGGGCAACGATTCTGTACCACCATCAGAAGTTGATAAAGATAGTAAAACAGTGGAAAAGT cTGCCAAACTTAATCGCAAGGAACAATCAGAGATGCGTCGTCAGAATGCGCTGCGTGCATTGGCCTTAGAGCGTGAGCTGTCCACGAAAGTACCACAGACACCAACATTGATCATACGCTTTCCGGATCCCAAGATAAATGTCGCCATAGTCAGTGAATTCTCACAATCTATACGGGATGTAGTCTTCCCGACGAATGTGGCAGAACGCTATTGTCTGGTGCATCTAAAACCAGGCGCGAACATCGAACAGGCAATAAAGGAGATAAATCGTATACGTTTTGGCAATGGACATTTGCATGCTGAGGTTAAGACTTTTACCGATGCGGAGCAGGCCGACTGCATTGATCCTTGCTCGCTATATGTGAGCAATATACCCTTCAATATGAATGCCGCTGATATTAAAGCATTTGTGAATTCAACGCGCGTGGACATTGGCGTCATGAAACGCCAAAAACGCGCACGCTTCGCATTTGTACGCTATTCCAGCGCTGAGACGGCAATGGAGGCATTCAAGGATCTAGTGCGCCGCACTGTCAACAATCGTGTCCTCACCGTGCGCTATAGACGCCAACGCAAGCGCCTGCCACAAGTAGCGCCTTCTTCGCTGTGCGGCGCCTCCAATTTGACCATCAACACAATTCCTTCAGATGATGAGACAGCTGAATGCCGCGTTATATCACCGCCACCTGTGGAATCGATTACCATTATTGACAGCGATGACAATGGCTCCGATTCGAGCCAAAGTAGGAGTCCGCAGGCTAAGAAAAAGCGTGAAACCAAATTAAGCGCCAGTGATAAAGAGattgaaaagctgaaaatgaaaatggctCAACACGAAGCGATCATAAAGAGTTTACAGATGAGACAGAACAGCGTAG TCAATACCGCGATTAAAGTGGAACCACAATCGGAACGAACCACAGACTTGTCCTCATTGATGCAACACTCCCTTTCCCCCTGTTCCAGCTACGAtatcaaaatggaaaatgaatatttagGCATTGCTCAGAGCACGCCAGATCCGGAACACGAATCAATGCCCGAGGCCGACAATCAATTGTCTCCACCCTATAGGCCAACTACTTGCGCAATTGACGGCAGCGAGGATCCAATCAAgt GTCTCGGACGCCGCAAAAGTACAAAATCTGTAACGCACtcgataaatataaattcaggAAATCAGGGTCCAAAGGACGCCAATTTGGAAGGGCTTTATGCGCAGCTTGAGAAAGATTTGGATACATAA
- the LOC132791088 gene encoding matrix metalloproteinase-14 isoform X4, which translates to MSNTCQSYASVFIVMGTLLSILMAAQSVPVSTTTQAEIYLSQFGYLPASARNPANSGLQDKHTWVSAIQEFQNFAGLNITGELDEETMKLMSLPRCGVRDRVGTGDSRSKRYALQGSRWRVKSLTYRISKYPKRLKRNDVDAEIARAFAVWSEDTDLTFTRKTSGPVHIEIKFVESEHGDGDAFDGQGGTLAHAFFPVFGGDAHFDDAELWTIGSPRGTNLFQVAAHEFGHSLGLSHSDQSSALMAPFYRGFEPVFKLDEDDKAAIQSLYGRKTNQYTPTNTYPAPSTQRPSFTPPKVPLDDSICKDSKIDTLFNSAHGDTYAFKGDKYYKLTTDAVEEGYPQLISKGWPGLPGNIDAAFTYKNGKTYFFKGTQYWRYQGSQMDGDYPKEISEGFTGIPDHLDAAMVWGGNGKIYFFKGSKFWRFDPAKRPPVKASYPKPISNWEGVPNNLDAALRYTNGYTYFFKGDKYYRFHDARFAVDTATPAFPRPTAHWWFGCKNTPSSTGFNKRRG; encoded by the exons ATCTACTTGTCGCAGTTCGGCTATTTGCCCGCCTCGGCACGTAATCCGGCCAACAGTGGACTCCAGGACAAGCACACCTGGGTCAGTGCCATACAAGAGTTCCAGAACTTTGCCGGCCTCAATATCACCGGCGAACTGGATGAGGAGACTATGAAATTGATGTCGCTGCCACGTTGTGGTGTGAGAGATCGTGTCGGCACCGGCGACAGTCGCTCCAAGCGTTATGCCCTCCAGGGCAGTCGCTGGCGTGTCAAGAGTCTCACCTATCGCATCTCCAAGTATCCCAAGCGTTTGAAGCGCAACGATGTCGATGCAGAGATTGCGCGCGCCTTTGCCGTATGGAGCGAGGATACGGATCTAACTTTCACCAGGAAGACATCGGGACCAGTGCATATTGAAATCAA ATTCGTGGAGAGCGAGCACGGTGATGGCGATGCCTTCGATGGTCAAGGCGGCACTTTGGCTCACGCCTTCTTCCCCGTCTTTGGCGGCGATGCGCATTTCGATGATGCCGAGCTCTGGACCATTGGCTCACCACGCGGCACCAATCTCTTCCAGGTGGCTGCCCATGAATTCGGTCACTCGCTTGGTTTGTCGCACTCCGATCAGAGCTCCGCTTTGATGGCGCCCTTCTATCGCGGCTTTGAGCCCGTCTTCAAGTTGGACGAGGATGACAAGGCGGCCATCCAATCGCTATATGGACGCAAGACCAACCAGTACACACCCACCAACACCTATCCGGCACCAAGCACACAGCGTCCCTCGTTCACGCCACCCAAGGTGCCACTGGACGATTCCATCTGCAAAGACTCCAAGATCGACACGTTGTTCAACTCGGCGCACGGTGATACCTATGCCTTCAAGGGTGACAAATACTACAAGCTGACCACGGATGCTGTTGAGGAGGGTTATCCACAGCTCATCTCGAAGGGCTGGCCAGGATTGCCGGGCAACATTGATGCCGCCTTCACGTACAAGAATGGCAAGACGTACTTCTTCAAGGGCACACAGTACTGGCGTTACCAGGGCAGCCAAATGGATGGTGATTACCCCAAGGAGATCAGCGAAGGTTTCACAGGCATTCCCGATCATCTGGACGCAGCGATGGTGTGGGGCGGCAATGGCAAGATCTACTTCTTCAAGGGCAGCAAATTCTGGCGCTTCGATCCCGCCAAGCGGCCGCCAGTGAAGGCCAGCTATCCCAAGCCCATCTCGAACTGGGAGGGTGTGCCAAACAATTTGGATGCAGCACTGCGTTACACCAACGGTTACACATACTTCTTCAAGGGCGATAAATACTATCGCTTCCACGATGCACGATTTGCG GTGGATACGGCCACACCGGCATTCCCAAGACCAACGGCACATTGGTGGTTCGGCTGCAAGAATACGCCATCGTCTACAG GCTTTAATAAGAGACGCGGataa
- the LOC132791090 gene encoding protein painting of fourth isoform X1, with amino-acid sequence MNMDIKRASHKTGLGDGPEAKRAMEEQQQQEDQEQDKETNYMQLHADCDSLHADRGSVTLSPSNHVAPFTGNGCEPSLESFMFHQTPAGSQLCSWMSNADSRTLGNDSVPPSEVDKDSKTVEKSAKLNRKEQSEMRRQNALRALALERELSTKVPQTPTLIIRFPDPKINVAIVSEFSQSIRDVVFPTNVAERYCLVHLKPGANIEQAIKEINRIRFGNGHLHAEVKTFTDAEQADCIDPCSLYVSNIPFNMNAADIKAFVNSTRVDIGVMKRQKRARFAFVRYSSAETAMEAFKDLVRRTVNNRVLTVRYRRQRKRLPQVAPSSLCGASNLTINTIPSDDETAECRVISPPPVESITIIDSDDNGSDSSQSRSPQAKKKRETKLSASDKEIEKLKMKMAQHEAIIKSLQMRQNSVVNTAIKVEPQSERTTDLSSLMQHSLSPCSSYDIKMENEYLGIAQSTPDPEHESMPEADNQLSPPYRPTTCAIDGSEDPIKSSNCFGWLITGLGRRKSTKSVTHSININSGNQGPKDANLEGLYAQLEKDLDT; translated from the exons ATGAATATGGATATTAAACGCGCATCACATAAAACGGGCTTGGGAGATGGTCCGGAAGCAAAGCGCGCCATggaagagcaacaacaacaagaagatcAGGAGCAGGATAAGGAAACAAATTATATGCAGCTACACGCAGACTGTGATAGCCTCCACGCTGATCGGGGCAGCGTCACCCTGTCGCCCAGCAACCATGTAGCGCCTTTCACCGGCAATGGCTGTGAGCCTTCACTGGAATCTTTTATGTTTCACCAGACGCCTGCAGGCAGTCAGCTGTGCTCATGGATGTCGAACGCCGACTCAAGAACTTTGGGCAACGATTCTGTACCACCATCAGAAGTTGATAAAGATAGTAAAACAGTGGAAAAGT cTGCCAAACTTAATCGCAAGGAACAATCAGAGATGCGTCGTCAGAATGCGCTGCGTGCATTGGCCTTAGAGCGTGAGCTGTCCACGAAAGTACCACAGACACCAACATTGATCATACGCTTTCCGGATCCCAAGATAAATGTCGCCATAGTCAGTGAATTCTCACAATCTATACGGGATGTAGTCTTCCCGACGAATGTGGCAGAACGCTATTGTCTGGTGCATCTAAAACCAGGCGCGAACATCGAACAGGCAATAAAGGAGATAAATCGTATACGTTTTGGCAATGGACATTTGCATGCTGAGGTTAAGACTTTTACCGATGCGGAGCAGGCCGACTGCATTGATCCTTGCTCGCTATATGTGAGCAATATACCCTTCAATATGAATGCCGCTGATATTAAAGCATTTGTGAATTCAACGCGCGTGGACATTGGCGTCATGAAACGCCAAAAACGCGCACGCTTCGCATTTGTACGCTATTCCAGCGCTGAGACGGCAATGGAGGCATTCAAGGATCTAGTGCGCCGCACTGTCAACAATCGTGTCCTCACCGTGCGCTATAGACGCCAACGCAAGCGCCTGCCACAAGTAGCGCCTTCTTCGCTGTGCGGCGCCTCCAATTTGACCATCAACACAATTCCTTCAGATGATGAGACAGCTGAATGCCGCGTTATATCACCGCCACCTGTGGAATCGATTACCATTATTGACAGCGATGACAATGGCTCCGATTCGAGCCAAAGTAGGAGTCCGCAGGCTAAGAAAAAGCGTGAAACCAAATTAAGCGCCAGTGATAAAGAGattgaaaagctgaaaatgaaaatggctCAACACGAAGCGATCATAAAGAGTTTACAGATGAGACAGAACAGCGTAG TCAATACCGCGATTAAAGTGGAACCACAATCGGAACGAACCACAGACTTGTCCTCATTGATGCAACACTCCCTTTCCCCCTGTTCCAGCTACGAtatcaaaatggaaaatgaatatttagGCATTGCTCAGAGCACGCCAGATCCGGAACACGAATCAATGCCCGAGGCCGACAATCAATTGTCTCCACCCTATAGGCCAACTACTTGCGCAATTGACGGCAGCGAGGATCCAATCAAgt CATCCAATTGTTTTGGCTGGTTGATTACAGGTCTCGGACGCCGCAAAAGTACAAAATCTGTAACGCACtcgataaatataaattcaggAAATCAGGGTCCAAAGGACGCCAATTTGGAAGGGCTTTATGCGCAGCTTGAGAAAGATTTGGATACATAA
- the LOC132791088 gene encoding matrix metalloproteinase-14 isoform X3, whose amino-acid sequence MSNTCQSYASVFIVMGTLLSILMAAQSVPVSTTTQAEIYLSQFGYLPASARNPANSGLQDKHTWVSAIQEFQNFAGLNITGELDEETMKLMSLPRCGVRDRVGTGDSRSKRYALQGSRWRVKSLTYRISKYPKRLKRNDVDAEIARAFAVWSEDTDLTFTRKTSGPVHIEIKFVESEHGDGDAFDGQGGTLAHAFFPVFGGDAHFDDAELWTIGSPRGTNLFQVAAHEFGHSLGLSHSDQSSALMAPFYRGFEPVFKLDEDDKAAIQSLYGRKTNQYTPTNTYPAPSTQRPSFTPPKVPLDDSICKDSKIDTLFNSAHGDTYAFKGDKYYKLTTDAVEEGYPQLISKGWPGLPGNIDAAFTYKNGKTYFFKGTQYWRYQGSQMDGDYPKEISEGFTGIPDHLDAAMVWGGNGKIYFFKGSKFWRFDPAKRPPVKASYPKPISNWEGVPNNLDAALRYTNGYTYFFKGDKYYRFHDARFAVDTATPAFPRPTAHWWFGCKNTPSSTGNIVEDEQVESEQHSQLHTDTDGNGDLDLDAGFNKRRG is encoded by the exons ATCTACTTGTCGCAGTTCGGCTATTTGCCCGCCTCGGCACGTAATCCGGCCAACAGTGGACTCCAGGACAAGCACACCTGGGTCAGTGCCATACAAGAGTTCCAGAACTTTGCCGGCCTCAATATCACCGGCGAACTGGATGAGGAGACTATGAAATTGATGTCGCTGCCACGTTGTGGTGTGAGAGATCGTGTCGGCACCGGCGACAGTCGCTCCAAGCGTTATGCCCTCCAGGGCAGTCGCTGGCGTGTCAAGAGTCTCACCTATCGCATCTCCAAGTATCCCAAGCGTTTGAAGCGCAACGATGTCGATGCAGAGATTGCGCGCGCCTTTGCCGTATGGAGCGAGGATACGGATCTAACTTTCACCAGGAAGACATCGGGACCAGTGCATATTGAAATCAA ATTCGTGGAGAGCGAGCACGGTGATGGCGATGCCTTCGATGGTCAAGGCGGCACTTTGGCTCACGCCTTCTTCCCCGTCTTTGGCGGCGATGCGCATTTCGATGATGCCGAGCTCTGGACCATTGGCTCACCACGCGGCACCAATCTCTTCCAGGTGGCTGCCCATGAATTCGGTCACTCGCTTGGTTTGTCGCACTCCGATCAGAGCTCCGCTTTGATGGCGCCCTTCTATCGCGGCTTTGAGCCCGTCTTCAAGTTGGACGAGGATGACAAGGCGGCCATCCAATCGCTATATGGACGCAAGACCAACCAGTACACACCCACCAACACCTATCCGGCACCAAGCACACAGCGTCCCTCGTTCACGCCACCCAAGGTGCCACTGGACGATTCCATCTGCAAAGACTCCAAGATCGACACGTTGTTCAACTCGGCGCACGGTGATACCTATGCCTTCAAGGGTGACAAATACTACAAGCTGACCACGGATGCTGTTGAGGAGGGTTATCCACAGCTCATCTCGAAGGGCTGGCCAGGATTGCCGGGCAACATTGATGCCGCCTTCACGTACAAGAATGGCAAGACGTACTTCTTCAAGGGCACACAGTACTGGCGTTACCAGGGCAGCCAAATGGATGGTGATTACCCCAAGGAGATCAGCGAAGGTTTCACAGGCATTCCCGATCATCTGGACGCAGCGATGGTGTGGGGCGGCAATGGCAAGATCTACTTCTTCAAGGGCAGCAAATTCTGGCGCTTCGATCCCGCCAAGCGGCCGCCAGTGAAGGCCAGCTATCCCAAGCCCATCTCGAACTGGGAGGGTGTGCCAAACAATTTGGATGCAGCACTGCGTTACACCAACGGTTACACATACTTCTTCAAGGGCGATAAATACTATCGCTTCCACGATGCACGATTTGCG GTGGATACGGCCACACCGGCATTCCCAAGACCAACGGCACATTGGTGGTTCGGCTGCAAGAATACGCCATCGTCTACAGGTAATATTGTCGAAGACGAGCAGGTCGAATCGGAGCAGCATTCGCAGCTTCATACCGATACGGATGGTAATGGTGATCTTGACCTGGACGCAG GCTTTAATAAGAGACGCGGataa
- the LOC132791088 gene encoding matrix metalloproteinase-14 isoform X2 — protein sequence MSNTCQSYASVFIVMGTLLSILMAAQSVPVSTTTQAEIYLSQFGYLPASARNPANSGLQDKHTWVSAIQEFQNFAGLNITGELDEETMKLMSLPRCGVRDRVGTGDSRSKRYALQGSRWRVKSLTYRISKYPKRLKRNDVDAEIARAFAVWSEDTDLTFTRKTSGPVHIEIKFVESEHGDGDAFDGQGGTLAHAFFPVFGGDAHFDDAELWTIGSPRGTNLFQVAAHEFGHSLGLSHSDQSSALMAPFYRGFEPVFKLDEDDKAAIQSLYGRKTNQYTPTNTYPAPSTQRPSFTPPKVPLDDSICKDSKIDTLFNSAHGDTYAFKGDKYYKLTTDAVEEGYPQLISKGWPGLPGNIDAAFTYKNGKTYFFKGTQYWRYQGSQMDGDYPKEISEGFTGIPDHLDAAMVWGGNGKIYFFKGSKFWRFDPAKRPPVKASYPKPISNWEGVPNNLDAALRYTNGYTYFFKGDKYYRFHDARFAVDTATPAFPRPTAHWWFGCKNTPSSTAVGDHQTNDEPAEPEVAERTGSGAMSISQLTSNSAASVLISTFLLCCISKFIIS from the exons ATCTACTTGTCGCAGTTCGGCTATTTGCCCGCCTCGGCACGTAATCCGGCCAACAGTGGACTCCAGGACAAGCACACCTGGGTCAGTGCCATACAAGAGTTCCAGAACTTTGCCGGCCTCAATATCACCGGCGAACTGGATGAGGAGACTATGAAATTGATGTCGCTGCCACGTTGTGGTGTGAGAGATCGTGTCGGCACCGGCGACAGTCGCTCCAAGCGTTATGCCCTCCAGGGCAGTCGCTGGCGTGTCAAGAGTCTCACCTATCGCATCTCCAAGTATCCCAAGCGTTTGAAGCGCAACGATGTCGATGCAGAGATTGCGCGCGCCTTTGCCGTATGGAGCGAGGATACGGATCTAACTTTCACCAGGAAGACATCGGGACCAGTGCATATTGAAATCAA ATTCGTGGAGAGCGAGCACGGTGATGGCGATGCCTTCGATGGTCAAGGCGGCACTTTGGCTCACGCCTTCTTCCCCGTCTTTGGCGGCGATGCGCATTTCGATGATGCCGAGCTCTGGACCATTGGCTCACCACGCGGCACCAATCTCTTCCAGGTGGCTGCCCATGAATTCGGTCACTCGCTTGGTTTGTCGCACTCCGATCAGAGCTCCGCTTTGATGGCGCCCTTCTATCGCGGCTTTGAGCCCGTCTTCAAGTTGGACGAGGATGACAAGGCGGCCATCCAATCGCTATATGGACGCAAGACCAACCAGTACACACCCACCAACACCTATCCGGCACCAAGCACACAGCGTCCCTCGTTCACGCCACCCAAGGTGCCACTGGACGATTCCATCTGCAAAGACTCCAAGATCGACACGTTGTTCAACTCGGCGCACGGTGATACCTATGCCTTCAAGGGTGACAAATACTACAAGCTGACCACGGATGCTGTTGAGGAGGGTTATCCACAGCTCATCTCGAAGGGCTGGCCAGGATTGCCGGGCAACATTGATGCCGCCTTCACGTACAAGAATGGCAAGACGTACTTCTTCAAGGGCACACAGTACTGGCGTTACCAGGGCAGCCAAATGGATGGTGATTACCCCAAGGAGATCAGCGAAGGTTTCACAGGCATTCCCGATCATCTGGACGCAGCGATGGTGTGGGGCGGCAATGGCAAGATCTACTTCTTCAAGGGCAGCAAATTCTGGCGCTTCGATCCCGCCAAGCGGCCGCCAGTGAAGGCCAGCTATCCCAAGCCCATCTCGAACTGGGAGGGTGTGCCAAACAATTTGGATGCAGCACTGCGTTACACCAACGGTTACACATACTTCTTCAAGGGCGATAAATACTATCGCTTCCACGATGCACGATTTGCG GTGGATACGGCCACACCGGCATTCCCAAGACCAACGGCACATTGGTGGTTCGGCTGCAAGAATACGCCATCGTCTACAG ctgTCGGCGATCACCAAACTAATGATGAACCCGCTGAGCCCGAGGTTGCGGAACGTACTGGATCTGGTGCGATGTCTATATCCCAGCTGACCAGCAACTCAGCAGCCAGCGTACTGATCAGCACATTCCTGCTGTGTTGCATTTCCAAATTCATAATTagctaa